One Saccharomyces kudriavzevii IFO 1802 strain IFO1802 genome assembly, chromosome: 4 genomic region harbors:
- the DIG2 gene encoding Dig2p (similar to Saccharomyces cerevisiae DIG2 (YDR480W) and DIG1 (YPL049C); ancestral locus Anc_8.499) codes for MNKQEEEDSEREEMLSVQKNDPGKLKQLGMQLVSPGLDEDRLSENMISKIKKSKDIEKNQKLLISKLSQKDEDHTGRPPAITVSSPDRTMSFKSRNHSLKRKRIPSALNVSGVRSSSQWHASKSAPPNITRFPQQQINPRVRYMGRVAPAAQDYPSPTANPYMTAAYPFPYTGLPPVPYYPYISTPTHTHSYEGCYPPMYPTPMYNSAMTPADNQAKRKKPTRRSSHWDDLASRKKNYISRQRSGDIITSRTDSETGSPVTKHVLSEDASLNDDIGDDNDKEKSISGEIYLYDDVFKFEVRSDKDDYMKACDRIWNEWQSLKK; via the coding sequence atgaataagcaagaagaagaggacTCAGAACGAGAGGAAATGCTAAGTGTCCAGAAAAATGATCCCGGGAAACTAAAGCAGCTAGGAATGCAGCTAGTATCTCCAGGGTTGGATGAAGACAGATTGAGCGAAAACATGATTTCgaagatcaaaaaatccaagGATATTGAGAAAAACCAAAAGTTACTGATATCCAAACTCTCGCAAAAAGACGAGGATCACACTGGTAGACCCCCAGCTATTACAGTATCTTCACCGGACAGAACTATGTCTTTCAAATCGCGGAATCACTCtctgaagaggaaaagaattCCTTCAGCGCTAAACGTTTCTGGTGTACGATCATCTTCGCAGTGGCACGCATCCAAAAGTGCCCCACCAAACATAACAAGATTTCCACAACAGCAAATCAATCCTAGAGTCAGATATATGGGTAGAGTAGCCCCTGCCGCCCAAGATTATCCCTCTCCGACAGCGAATCCATACATGACGGCGGCTTACCCTTTTCCATATACTGGATTGCCACCAGTACCATACTACCCGTATATTTCCACGCCAACACATACTCATTCATACGAAGGGTGTTATCCTCCAATGTATCCGACCCCCATGTACAATAGTGCTATGACACCAGCCGATAACCAGGCAAAGCGCAAGAAACCAACGAGGAGGTCATCACACTGGGATGATTTGGCTtcgagaaaaaagaattatatCTCTAGACAACGCAGCGGAGATATCATTACCAGTAGAACTGATAGCGAGACAGGGAGCCCCGTCACAAAACATGTGTTGAGCGAAGACGCATCACTCAACGATGACATTGGTGATGACAACGACAAAGAGAAGAGCATTAGCGGGGAGATATATCTGTATGATGacgttttcaaatttgagGTCCGCAGTGACAAGGATGATTATATGAAAGCGTGTGATAGAATCTGGAACGAATGGCaaagcttgaaaaaatga
- the PHO8 gene encoding alkaline phosphatase PHO8 (similar to Saccharomyces cerevisiae PHO8 (YDR481C); ancestral locus Anc_8.501): MMTHTLPGEQTRLVPGSNSNSRPKKRRISKRSKIIVSTVVLIGLLLVLLQLVFPNTIVLRSASNKKKNVIFFVTDGMGPASLSMARSFKQHILDLAIDDILTLDQHFIGSSRTRSSNSLVTDSAAGATAFACALKSYNGAIGVDTHHRPCGTVLEAAKLAGYLTGLVVTTRITDATPASFSSHVDYRWQEDLIATHQLGEYPLGRVVDLLMGGGRSHFYPYGEEASPYGRHGSRKDGRDLIDEAKSNGWQYVGDRKSFDSLLDNNGDNITLPLLGLFADNDIPFEIDRDEKEYPSLKDQVTVALNALEKASNEDKDSNGFFLMVEGSRIDHAGHQNDPASQVREVLAFDEAFQYVLEFAESSDTETVLVSTSDHETGGLAVSRQVTVGYPDYVWYPQVLANATHSGEFLKRKLVDFVHVHKGATSKIENFIKYEVLERDLGIFDYTDDDVKTLIHLGDNMNAIQDKLNDMVSFRAQIGWTTHGHSAVDVNIYAYTNKKATWSYLLESLQGNHENTEVGQFLENYLELNLSKITDLISDTKHSSDFDAAEIASEVPHYDEYYHELSH, encoded by the coding sequence ATGATGACTCACACATTACCGGGCGAACAGACACGTCTTGTTCCTGGGTCGAACTCAAATTCTCGTCCAAAAAAGAGGCGGATTTCTAAGCGGTCCAAGATAATCGTATCCACGGTGGTCTTAATTGGGttgctgctggtgttaTTGCAACTGGTGTTCCCAAACACCATTGTGTTGCGTTCTGCAtcaaacaagaagaaaaatgtcatATTCTTTGTGACGGATGGGATGGGACCTGCGTCTTTGTCCATGGCAAGATCGTTCAAACAGCATATTCTTGACCTGGCCATAGACGACATCCTAACGCTTGACCAGCATTTTATCGGTTCTTCCAGGACAAGATCTTCGAACTCCTTAGTCACCGACTCGGCTGCAGGCGCCACCGCGTTTGCATGTGCATTAAAGAGCTATAATGGGGCTATCGGTGTAGATACACACCACAGACCCTGTGGTACGGTGCTCGAAGCAGCCAAATTGGCAGGCTATCTCACCGGGCTTGTGGTCACGACAAGAATCACGGATGCTACACCAGCCTCATTTAGTTCTCATGTCGATTACAGATGGCAAGAGGATCTGATCGCTACTCACCAGTTGGGTGAGTATCCCCTGGGTAGAGTGGTGGATTTGCTAATGGGTGGCGGTAGAAGCCACTTTTACCCTTACGGCGAGGAGGCTTCTCCATACGGCCGCCATGGTTCTAGGAAGGATGGTAGAGACTTGATTGATGAGGCCAAGTCTAATGGCTGGCAGTACGTGGGTGACCGTAAAAGTTTCGATTCCTTGCTGGACAACAATGGTGACAACATTACCTTGCCACTACTGGGTCTCTTCGCAGATAACGATATTCCCTTTGAAATTGACAGAGATGAAAAGGAGTATCCTTCCCTCAAGGATCAAGTCACTGTAGCTTTGAATGCGTTGGAGAAAGCCTCCAATGAGGATAAGGACTCTAATGGGTTTTTTCTAATGGTCGAAGGCTCTAGAATAGATCACGCTGGCCACCAAAACGACCCCGCTTCACAAGTAAGAGAGGTTCTTGCATTTGATGAGGCATTCCAGTATGTTTTAGAATTCGCTGAAAGTTCCGACACTGAAACTGTCTTGGTGTCTACATCAGATCACGAGACTGGTGGCTTAGCCGTCTCGAGACAAGTCACCGTCGGCTATCCAGATTATGTTTGGTATCCACAAGTTCTCGCCAACGCCACGCATTCAggagaatttttgaagaggaAGCTGGTAGATTTTGTCCATGTACATAAAGGTGCAACCAGCAAGatagaaaatttcattaaatATGAGGTCTTGGAAAGGGACTTGGGTATCTTCGACTACACAGATGATGATGTGAAGACGTTGATTCATTTGGGTGACAACATGAATGCCATTCAGGATAAACTAAATGACATGGTCTCGTTCAGAGCTCAAATTGGCTGGACTACGCATGGCCATAGTGCAGTCGATGTTAACATATACGCATACACAAACAAGAAAGCCACATGGTCATACCTCTTGGAGAGTTTGCAAGGCAATCATGAAAACACCGAAGTTGGCCAGTTCTTGGAAAACTACTTGGAATTGAACTTGAGTAAGATTACCGATTTGATTAGTGATACCAAACACTCATCGGATTTCGATGCTGCAGAAATAGCTAGCGAAGTGCCCCATTATGATGAATACTACCACGAGTTATCCCACTGA
- the CWC21 gene encoding U2-type spliceosomal complex subunit CWC21 (similar to Saccharomyces cerevisiae CWC21 (YDR482C); ancestral locus Anc_8.503) — protein MSYNGIGLKSAKGSSTSGHVQRSLASSTNRRRPQGSEQQQRPKAINKASHGRVNRPLAVQKHMETHMQKREIELQVSKLRDRLEDDESLPEEQIDAQCETLRAKLTSEWKEEQRISSLYTSRKARLAEEQQLQE, from the coding sequence ATGTCGTACAATGGAATAGGACTCAAATCGGCGAAAGGGTCATCTACGTCGGGCCACGTGCAGAGGTCACTTGCCAGCAGCACAAATAGGCGCAGGCCACAAGGTAGTGAGCAGCAGCAGCGCCCAAAGGCGATTAATAAGGCCAGCCATGGCAGGGTGAACAGGCCCCTAGCAGTGCAGAAACATATGGAAACGCACATGCAGAAACGTGAGATCGAGCTGCAAGTTAGCAAACTACGTGATCGGCTGGAGGACGACGAATCGCTTCCGGAAGAGCAAATCGACGCACAGTGTGAGACATTGAGAGCAAAGCTGACGAGCGAATGGAAAGAAGAGCAGCGGATCTCTTCTTTGTACACCTCTCGTAAGGCGCGGCTGGCTGAAGAACAGCAACTACAAGAGTAG